The window CTTGACACCGGGAGAGACAGTGGAACAATTGGCCTGGAAAAAGGGCCGCGCCATCGTCGAACAGCTGCTCACCGGACAGCCGCACGTAACGGGAACCGAAAAAGGGCGCGACACGGAATTGCCGCAGGAAAAGAAAGGGCCCGTTCTGGTGATTGCGTCCGATACGGTGGTGGTACTGGACAACCAAATTTTGGGAAAGCCGGCGGATGAGGAAGATGCCCGCCACATGCTGCGCCGTTTGTCGGGTCGCCGCCATCAGGTGTATAGCGGGCTGGCTTTGTTTGAAGTCGGCAAGGAATACAGGGAACGGCTGGGTCATGCCCGGACCGACGTACAGTTTTGCCGGCTCTCCGATGAGACGATTCGCCGGTATGTGGCGACAGGCGAGCCGCTTGACAAGGCCGGTAGCTACGCCATTCAGGGACTGGGCGCGACGCTGGTGGAAGGCATCCACGGCGACTATTTCAATGTGGTGGGCTTGCCGCTGGCGTTGTTTGGAAAATTCCTCGAGGACTGGGGATATCGCCTGTTTTGAAGCGTTGGTGTCACAAGAACGCCTTTTCTGAATTCGTGCCGCGGCATTCCTTTACGGTATAATGAAGGTTGAAGTGTATGACGAAGGAGCATCAACCAGTACAGGGGGTATCCGTGTGAGCAGGGGATTGAAAGGGCTGGCAGTCATCACAACGGTGTTTATGTTCCTGGTCGTCTTCGTCG is drawn from Bacillus thermozeamaize and contains these coding sequences:
- a CDS encoding septum formation protein Maf, whose protein sequence is MAMGLIPEATVILASGSPRRRELLASLGIRFTIRPPQVDETVSPGLTPGETVEQLAWKKGRAIVEQLLTGQPHVTGTEKGRDTELPQEKKGPVLVIASDTVVVLDNQILGKPADEEDARHMLRRLSGRRHQVYSGLALFEVGKEYRERLGHARTDVQFCRLSDETIRRYVATGEPLDKAGSYAIQGLGATLVEGIHGDYFNVVGLPLALFGKFLEDWGYRLF